A section of the Nyctibius grandis isolate bNycGra1 chromosome 32, bNycGra1.pri, whole genome shotgun sequence genome encodes:
- the GIGYF2 gene encoding GRB10-interacting GYF protein 2 isoform X10: MPYHRVLRLVLLTLCGTLVPAVLAAEYPQGPVPTLWNEPPELPSGAGPFDAATTPARLSDATAFPPYTSELEPEDTTHLHRLDTGDGSLGPGAIGAIVIASLLGTSVLVALVVITLRKFSAS, encoded by the exons ATGCCCTACCACAGAGTCCTTCGCCTGGTCCTGCTAACGCTGTGCGGCACCCTGGtccctgctgtgctggcag CAGAGTACCCGCAGGGCCCGGTCCCCACCCTCTGGAACGAGCCGCCCGAGCTGCCCTCTGGAGCCGGCCCCTTCGACGCCGCCACCACCCCAGCCCGGCTGTCGGACGCCACCGCCTTCCCCCCGTACACCTCCGAGCTGGAGCCCGAGGACACCACCCACCTGCACCGCCTGGACACCGGCGACG GCTCACTGGGGCCCGGAGCTATCGGTGCCATCGTCATCGCCTCCCTCCTGGGTACGTCCGTGCTTGTGGCCTTGGTCGTCATCACGCTGAGAAAGTTCTCGGCCTCCTGA